The Flavobacterium sp. 123 genome contains a region encoding:
- a CDS encoding DUF47 domain-containing protein: MSLNSIFQFLVPKDKKFFPLFEEASTNLIQLATLLHEAVNLPLKEREVLFQKIDELEQRGEDLTRQTNLELSRNFITPFDREDIHSLVTSIDNVADNLHGAASRMRLYHVDKITKSIRKLTEINLEACQNIDTAVKELRNFKKVKIITDACSRINKLENKSDTVYNKAVFEIFENETDAKNIIKYKEVLSVLETATDKCKSVASVLESISVKHS, from the coding sequence ATGTCATTAAATAGTATTTTTCAGTTTCTAGTACCAAAAGACAAAAAGTTTTTTCCACTTTTTGAAGAAGCATCAACAAATTTAATTCAATTGGCAACGTTATTACACGAGGCTGTTAATCTTCCTTTGAAAGAGCGTGAAGTTCTTTTTCAAAAAATAGATGAATTAGAGCAACGTGGAGAAGATTTAACTCGTCAAACAAACCTTGAATTGAGCAGAAATTTTATTACGCCATTTGATAGAGAAGATATTCACTCATTAGTTACTTCAATTGATAATGTTGCAGATAACCTTCATGGAGCTGCTAGTAGAATGCGTTTGTATCATGTAGATAAAATTACAAAATCAATCAGAAAACTAACTGAAATTAATCTTGAAGCTTGTCAAAATATTGATACAGCGGTTAAAGAATTAAGAAATTTCAAGAAAGTTAAAATTATAACTGATGCTTGTTCAAGAATCAATAAATTAGAAAATAAATCGGATACTGTTTATAATAAAGCAGTTTTTGAGATTTTTGAAAACGAGACTGACGCAAAAAATATTATAAAATACAAAGAAGTTTTGTCGGTTTTGGAAACAGCGACTGATAAATGTAAAAGTGTGGCTAGTGTTTTAGAATCTATTTCTGTAAAACATTCCTAA
- the hutH gene encoding histidine ammonia-lyase produces the protein MDNIHYINTQVLSLETLEEIISHHKLLELSEEAKINIQKCREYLDKKMAMHSSPIYGINTGFGSLCNVKISTENLSKLQENLVKSHSCGTGEEVPNEIVKLMLLLKIQSLSYGHSGIQLQTVERLISFYNNDILPVVYTQGSLGASGDLAPLAHLSLPLIGEGEVYFKGKKVHSSQILKQFNWEPIVLQSKEGLALLNGTQFMSAYGAHILMKANKFSYLADLIGTISLEAFDGRIEPFNELIHFIRPHKGQIVTANRIKGFLEGSEIIEQVKTHVQDPYSFRCMPQVHGASKDAIDYVKKVFKTEINSVTDNPNIFIESDQIISGGNFHGQPLALALDFMSIALAELGSISERRTYQLISGQRNLPAFLVDNPGLNSGLMIPQYTAASIASQNKQLATPSSIDSIVSSNGQEDHVSMGANGATKTLRIMDNLERILAIELLNASQAIAYRSPMKSSDFIEMFLTAYREEVSFVKEDRILHYDIEKTVSFLNSFQIEHDC, from the coding sequence ATGGATAACATACATTATATAAATACACAAGTACTTTCTTTAGAGACTTTGGAAGAAATCATTTCACATCATAAACTGTTGGAATTATCTGAAGAAGCTAAAATAAATATTCAAAAATGCCGAGAGTATTTGGATAAAAAGATGGCGATGCATTCAAGTCCTATATATGGAATTAATACAGGATTTGGCTCGTTATGTAATGTTAAAATATCAACTGAAAACTTGTCTAAATTACAAGAAAATCTTGTGAAATCTCATTCGTGCGGAACAGGAGAAGAAGTCCCAAATGAAATTGTTAAGTTGATGTTGTTATTGAAAATCCAATCGTTGAGTTATGGACATTCTGGAATTCAATTGCAAACTGTTGAACGATTAATATCTTTTTATAATAATGATATCCTTCCTGTTGTTTATACGCAAGGATCACTAGGTGCTTCAGGAGATTTAGCTCCATTGGCACATTTGTCTTTGCCTTTAATAGGAGAAGGAGAAGTTTATTTTAAAGGTAAAAAAGTACATTCGAGCCAAATTTTGAAGCAATTTAATTGGGAACCAATTGTATTACAGTCAAAAGAAGGTTTAGCACTATTAAATGGTACTCAATTTATGAGTGCTTATGGAGCACATATTTTGATGAAAGCAAATAAGTTCTCCTATTTAGCGGATTTGATAGGAACTATTTCTTTGGAGGCATTTGATGGCCGCATTGAACCTTTTAATGAGTTAATTCATTTTATACGTCCTCATAAAGGACAAATTGTAACAGCAAATCGTATCAAAGGATTTCTGGAAGGAAGTGAAATCATTGAGCAAGTTAAAACGCATGTTCAAGATCCTTATTCATTTAGATGTATGCCACAGGTTCACGGCGCTTCAAAAGATGCGATTGATTATGTGAAAAAAGTCTTTAAAACAGAAATCAATTCGGTTACAGATAATCCGAATATATTTATTGAAAGTGACCAAATTATTTCAGGTGGTAATTTTCACGGACAACCTTTGGCATTAGCACTTGATTTTATGTCAATTGCATTAGCAGAACTTGGAAGTATTTCAGAACGAAGAACCTATCAATTAATTTCAGGTCAACGAAACCTTCCTGCTTTTTTGGTAGATAATCCTGGGTTAAATTCAGGTTTAATGATACCTCAATACACTGCAGCAAGTATTGCGAGTCAAAACAAACAATTAGCAACACCTTCAAGTATTGATAGTATTGTATCGAGTAATGGGCAGGAAGATCACGTGAGTATGGGAGCTAATGGTGCTACTAAAACTTTGAGAATCATGGATAATTTAGAACGTATTTTAGCAATTGAGCTTCTGAATGCTTCACAGGCAATAGCTTATAGAAGTCCTATGAAATCAAGTGATTTTATTGAAATGTTTTTGACAGCCTATAGGGAGGAAGTTTCTTTTGTAAAAGAAGATAGAATCTTACATTATGATATTGAAAAGACAGTATCATTTTTAAATAGTTTTCAAATAGAACACGATTGTTAA